From the Phyllobacterium sp. T1293 genome, the window TTGCCGCCGCCTGCAGAGCTAGCGTGACGTAACGGTATATTATCGTTTTAATTCAAATACTTATTTGCTATTCAGCCGCAGATTCGAGCGGGCGTTACCTAACGTCCGCTCCGCCCTGCTCTTGCAGCCTCGGCAGCCAAGGCTATCAGTGATTGCCGAATGATCGGAATGGACAGTGCTGCGTTGCGGCGGCTTTCCAGAACGGTTTTTTGCAATCGTTCAATGGCTTTGGCGCAAGTTTGAGTTGTCCAGCGCTGCAATGCTGTCTCGACAAGCCGACGTCTGGAGAAAAATACCGGCGGCCGCGCGCCTGCGACAGCAGATCCAGCATTTTTGCCTTCCGTCTCCATGCCGTAACGCAGGGACTGGAGCGTCTGGAACTGCCGGATAGCCGAACTCAGAATGAGGAAGCTCGACGAACCCGAGCCGATGACCCGATCAAATGCGTGGGTAAAATCGTTGAGATTGCCAGTCATGAGCGCATCGATAATCGTCTCATAGGAGGTTGCACTGACGTCGCCAATAATATCGCGAACGTCCTCAATGGTGATACGTTCACGCCCGTGAGCATAAAGACAAATTTTCTCCAGCTCGGCACGCGTCGCCAAACGATCACCGCCAAGGCTTTCCTTCAGCAGATTGCGGGCATCCAGCGTGATCTGTAACTGATTCCGTGCAAGCATATCGTCGATGGTTGCATCGATCCCTTTGGCGTCATCGCTATAGCAAGGCAGTGCCATGGCACTGGCGCTTTGTTCGACAATGCCACGCAGGCCTGCACCCTTTTTCAGATCGCCAGCCTCTATGAGAATAAAGGTGTCTACCGGTGGTGTTTTGGTCAGATGCGTTACGGCGTCAGCCAATCCCTTTTGCCCTGATGCGTTACGGACCCAGATCAGGCGTTCGCCGCCAAACATGGAAATTGTATTGGCTTCATCGGAAAGACGGCCAGGTTCTGCCTGAATATCATCGGCGTCCAGACGGATGACGGCGAAGGGATCATCCTGTGAGAGCCCGGTCAGTTTGATGAAACTTCCGGCCCTTTCGCTCACAAGGCCTTTGTCCGGACCGTAAAGAAGCACAATGGGATAGGCTCGATCGAGCCTTTTCAGGAAGGAATCAACCTCATGCGCTTTCTTCTGTGCCATGGTTGAAGGGTTTAGCGCATTGAACACGGATTGCAATTGTACATTGTTTATCAAAGCAGCGCTTTAAGGGCAGGGAACAAATGCCAGATAGCAAAAAGGCCCAGGTAAACCTGAGCCTTTTGATCTTCGGACAACTGGAGCGGGAGAAGGGATTCGAACCCTCGACCCCAACCTTGGCAAGGTTGTGCTCTACCCCTGAGCTACTCCCGCATGTGCCAGTTTGTCTTGCGAAGCGGGGCCTATATGACCCAAGCACCAGCCAATTGCAACAGTGAATTTTCGACTTTATGACGATATTCGAAAAAATTGTGGAATGATTGCGTTGGCCTTAAGGTCGAACACTTGTTTAAACGCCGTATCGCTGGCTTTTCGCTTGAGAGCGCGCGTCGAAGTGATTAGGACAGGAAAGCTTATTTCCTGATGATCGGTGCCGCGAGAGCCAGAATGCCCAAGACATATGAAGAGCTGATGCAGAAACTCGACGAACTCGGGATCAAAACGTCAACGATTCGCCATGCACCGGTGTTTACGGTCGCTGAAGCGCAAGATTTGCGCGGGCAGGTTGCCGGTGCTCACACCAAGAACCTTTTTCTTAAAGACAAGAAGGACAAATTCTTTCTTGTGACTGTTGGGGAGGAGGCACAGGTCGATCTCAAGACGATTCATACAAAGATTGGTGCTTCAAGCCGGGTGTCCTTTGGAAAGCCGGAAAAGCTGATGGAATATCTTGGACTTGTTCCTGGCTCCGTCAGTGTGCTGGGCGTGATCAATGACGAGGACCATCAGGTGAAGGTGGTGCTCGATGAACATCTTATGCGCAGCGATATTATTAATGCGCATCCTCTAAGCAATGATGCGACAACCTCTATCGCAAGCAATGACCTCAAGCGCTTTCTGAAGGCGACGGGTCATGAGCCCCTGATCTTGAAAATTGACGAATCGAACCCAACCTGAGTGCAGACATGCGCCAGTCCAACCGGACTTGGCAAATACGTGACCAGCGGATGCGGGAGAACTTTCATGAGCAATACAGATAACCCGTTCAGTGGCGGCTATGGCAGCGCGGCTGGTACAACGACCGTATCCTATGGCGGCTCGGCTCCATCTGCGCCCTCAAAACCTGTGGGCGCCCTGATCAAAGATACAACCACCGCAGGATTTGCTACCGATGTGATTGCCGAATCGAAGAACCAGCCGGTTCTGGTTGATTTCTGGGCGCCGTGGTGCGGTCCGTGCAAACAGCTGACCCCTATCATCGAAAAGGTGGTCAATGCCGCTGGCGGGCGTGTAAAGCTCGTTAAAATGAACATTGACGAGCATCCGGCTATCGCTGGTCAGTTGGGTATTCAGTCGATTCCCGCTGTAATTGCCTTTTCGGACGGCAAGCCTGTCGATGGTTTCATGGGTGCCCTGCCTGAATCCAAGGTGCAGGAATTCATTGATCGTATTGCATCACCGGATGGTGACAGGGATGCGGCCATCCAGGCAGCGCTGGACGCGGCGACACAAGCGGTTGCGGCCGGTGATGCCGAACAGGCCGCCCAGATATACTCCGCGGTTCTTGGTGAGGTGCCTGATCATGTCGGCGCGCTTGCCGGACTGGCAAATTGTCTGATTGAGCTTGGTGATCTCGATCAGGCCAAAGCCGTTCTTGCGCAGGTTCCCGCGGATAAGAAGGAAGATGCCGGTATTCGGGCGGCAGAAGCAAAGATTGCCTTGGCCGATCAGGTGGCCAAACTTGGCGATCCCGTTGCACTGGAAGCAAGGCTTAAAGCTGATCCAAAGGATTATCAGGCACGTTATGATCTCGCCATGATCCTGAACGCCACCGGAGAACGCGACGAGGCCGCCGATCATCTTCTTGCCATCATGAAGGCCGATCGTGCGTGGAATGATGATGGTGCCCGCAAACAGCTGTTGCAGTTCTTCGAAGCATGGGGCCCGGCTGATCCGGCGTCACTTACCGCACGCCGGAAATTGTCTTCCCTGCTGTTTTCCTGAATGAAATAGGGCACAATAGCGATTGGTTCGTGTTTCAGCGGATCAATCACTGGAGCTGGTAATGCAAGCAGGCAATGTTCGTTATCGGACGCTGGAGAATATTCCCGAAAGCGTACCGATTTTTCCCCTTTCTGGAGCACTGTTGCTCCCCGGCGGGCAACTGCCTTTGAACATCTTCGAGCTGCGCTATCTGGCGATGGTGGACGCTGCCCTGAGCGGTAAGCGTATTATTGGCATGATCCAGCCCCGGTTCGATCAGGGCGAAGAGGAAACGGATGAACTATGCGAGGTCGGGTGCCTTGGCCGTATCACGTCCTTTGCTGAGACAGGCGATGGCCGTCTTTTGATCACGTTGCAGGGCATTTGCCGCTTTCGGATTGTCAAGGAATTGTCCAGCAGAACGCCGTTCCGGCAGTGCAAGATCGCGCCGCTTCTGGCTGATCTCGACGAGGCGGATGATTCGGAAGTGGATCGCACGGCACTACTGCGTGTTTTCAGGGCTTATCTTGATGCGAATAATCTTGAAGCGGATTGGGATGGTATTTCCCGTGCGGGCAATGAAACGCTGGTGAATGCACTGGCCATGATGTCGCCCTTTGGTGCGGCGGAAAAACAAGCCCTGCTTGAAGCGGCTGACCTGAAAACCAGAGCCGAAACTCTGATTGCAATCACTGAAATCATGCTGGCAAAAGACAATGATGATTTTGGGTCAAACCTGCAGTGATCTGTTCTGAAGGAACACATCTATGATCGAACCAAAACGCGAACCAGCAATTGATCGCAAGTTGCTTGAGCTTCTGGTCTGCCCTTTGACCAAGGGGCCACTTGTCTACGATCAAGAAAAGTCGGAGCTGATTTCAAAATCGGCGCATCTTGCCTATCCCATCCGCGACGGTATCCCGATCATGCTGCCATCAGAGGCGCGGACCATCGAAGATTAGATTTAACTCCATTTTTGCAGAAATTGTGAGAATATGAGTCAGTTGAACAACTGACTCAAGGGGGTTAGCTTGACGAAGCGGAATGACAAACGCGATATTCTTGTCGCTACAGCGGCCGGTTTGTTCTGGCGTCAGGGTTTTGCGGTGACAAGCCTTGCGCATATTGCAGCGGAGTCCCGCATCCCACTTGGCAATATCTATTATTATTTCAAGACCAAGGCCGAGTTGGCGCGCGGTGTTGCTGATATTTTCGTCGCTGAAACCGAGGATATGCTGACGGAAATTGTTGAAGCCGATCAGGAACCGCGTAAGCGCTTGCAGCTACTCATTGAAAAACTGGCCCATTCCCTAAAAAGTCGAGTGGAGAACGGTTGTCCGATCGCCTTGGGCATTCGCGACTTTCGGCATGAATCACCGCAGGCGGCTGAACGGGCTGCAGAAGTTTTCAGTCTCCTCATCGGATTTATCGGAAGAGAACTCGGGAGAATGGGACTGCGCCCCTCGACGGCGCTTGCCACAGCGCGCAATGCGGTGGCGGAGTGGCAGGGCGGCATCATGCTTGCCCATGGCTTGAAAGACCCGACTGTCCTTGCAGAAAGTTTCCGGCGCATGGAACGGCTTCTGGTGCCTTCGCGGAGCTAGTTCGCACAGCACTCGCATCCTTGGCGTAAACGCACTATATGAAGCGAAAAGTGCTCCGGGAGTTTTAATGGCCAGAAGTAACCAAACTGCAGATTGGACTCATCGCCTGTCACCGGCTTTGAGCGAAATCGAATCCCTCGCGATTGAAGCCTATGCGCATCTGCCGGAGGATTTTCGAAGTCTCTGCGGTGATATCACCATTCAGGTATCCGAATTTCCCGAGGACCAAATCGTTGAAGATATGGGTCTGGAATCGCCGTTTGATCTGCTTGGCCTGTTCGAAGGCCGGGGGATCGGTGAACGTTTCTCGCTACAGACAGGTGAGCAGCCCAATAAGATTACTATCTATCGTCGTGCTGTCCTCGACTATTGGGCCGAATATGAAGAGGCTCTGGGCGATATTGTCACCCACATTCTCATCCATGAGATTGGCCACCATTTCGGCCTTTCGGACGAGGATATGGAACGGATCGAAGCAAGCGTGGACTAATCAGTAATTGAGGGAAAAACTGCTTTTAATTTTGCCTGATCAGGCTAAATCTCATGCATCGATCTCTTAGGTTTATTAGGGAGACCTGTCTTGCCTGATTATCCAACCCCTACCGAGTTTTATCAGGCATTGAAAACGGCGTGGAGCCTTGAGAGTTCAAGCAAGTGGACACTAGAAAATCCTGCCAAGGGACAATGCAGCGTCACCTCGCTGGTGGTTCAGGATTTCTTTGGTGGCTCGATCCTCAAAACACAGACTTATGGCGGTACGCATTTCTACAATACAATTGATGGTGTGCGATGGGATCTTACCATTAGCCAATTCGACCGGCCCATTCCTTTTGAGGACAGACCGGCGACACGCGAAGACGCCATGGCAGATACGTCAGAGCAGCAATATCGCGCACTGAAAAGCCGCCTGAGTAATGCTGTGGCTTAATAGTCGCTGAGCTTGATACCCGGATCATAATCGACCCCGTCAACATCCTTTACCACCGCTTGGCCACACTGCATTGTGCCGGTGACGGAGTTGAAGGCATAGGTAGGCGAGCCGTAAATGTGCCAACCTTTGTTAACGGCAGCCGTGACCTTATGACAGAAGCTGGCATCATCGGGGCCGGTCAAAAAGCGGTACAGTTTCATGCTTTATCTCCTTTGATTTGCACTTTCGCCAGCGTCTTTTCCGCATTGGCGAGATGCAGGCGCTCAACCATTTTTCCATTCAGGGCAATCGCACCCTTGCCGGTATTTTCGGGCAAAGCAAAGGCAGCAACAATGGATTCCGCTTCCGCAAGCATCGCCTCATCCGGCTGAAAAGCACGGTTTGCTGCGTCAATCTGCGAGGGATGGATAAGTGTTTTGCCGTCAAAGCCCATTTTCGAGCCTTGAGTGCATTCAGTTGCAAAACCGGCAGTGTCCGCAAAGTTGTTATAGACGCCATCTATGACATCAAGGCGCCCCGCTTTGGCGCAAAGAATGATTTGCATCAGCCATGGTACGAGATAGGAACGGCCTTCGCTCAGACTTGTACCCGTTTCCTTGGCGATATCATTGGTGCCGACGACAAAACAATCAAGACGCCCCGTAGACCGTAAACCAAGCTCAGCGATCTCATCCGCGTTCAGAATGCCGCGCGGTGTCTCGATCATCGCCCAAAGCCTGATATTTTCTGAAGCGTCAGTCTCTTCGAGTATTTCGGTAACGCTGACTATATCCTGCGGTGTCTCGACTTTCGGCAAAAGGATTGCATCGGGTTTGCAGGCCCGCGCAGCCAGAAGATCCTCGGCGCCCCACTCACTTGCAAGCGCATTAATACGAATGATCCGTTCAGCCTCGCTTGCCGGATTGGCACGGAAATAATCGCGCAAAGCCTCGCGGGCCTCATCTCTTGCATCAGGCGCAACCGCATCTTCCAGATCAAAAATAACCGCATCAGTATCAAGGCTGGCAATCTTGGCGAGAGCCTTGGCATTTGAGGCGGGAACGTAAAGAACCGAGCGGCGAGGGCGAGATGTTTTGCGCATGTCACTTTTTTGCATTGATCCGTGAGCCAAGACAAGAGCAATCATGCGCAGCTGACTGCCCCAATCTGCCACAGGCGGAAGGTCTTTGATTCGCCGCCAAGCTGGTGTAAAGCCAACATACTCATCTTATGAACACCACAGGCAGAGATTATGGACAAGTTTACCAAGCTCACCGGCGTTGCCGCACCGTTGCCGATCATCAATATCGACACGGACATGATCATTCCCAAGGATTACCTGAAGACGATCAAGCGCACAGGACTTGGCAGCGGACTATTTGCCGAAATGCGCTTCAATGAAGACGGCTCGGAGAATCCGGACTTCGTTCTCAACAAGCCAGCCTATCGCAAGGCACAGATTCTGGTTGCCGGTGATAATTTTGGCTGCGGTTCCAGCCGTGAGCATGCGCCATGGGCGTTGCTCGATTTCGGCATCCGCTGCGTTATCTCGACCAGTTTCGCCGATATTTTCTACAATAACTGCTTTAAGAACGGCATTCTGCCTATCCGTGTCAGCCATGAGGATCTCGACAAGCTGATGGACGATGCACAGCGCGGTGCCAATGCAACGCTGACGATCGATCTGGAAGAGAAGACGATCAGGGGACCTGATGGCGGTCAGATCAGTTTCGACCTTGATGAATTCCGTCGCTACTGCATGCTGAACGGTCTCGATGATATTGGTCTCACCATGGAAAAAGCCTCGAAGATCGACAGCTTTGAAGCGGCCAATGCCCAGAGGCATCCCTGGGCTTAAGCGCTGAACCATGCGGGCTTAAGCCTGTTGACACTCTCGATTATTCAAAGAAAAAGGGCGCAGAAACTGCGCCCTTTCTTTTTTGCGGCATTGCCTGTTTAAGCTGCGAGCTGCTTGGGCTGGATAAGCCCGCGCGCCACCAGAAGCTCGGCGATCTGAATGGTGTTAAGTGCAGCACCCTTGCGCAGATTGTCGGAAACAATCCAAAGCGACAGGCCATTCTCGACAGTGATGTCCTCGCGGATACGCGAAATATAAGTCGCATCTTCACCGGCTGCCTCGTAAGGCGTGATGTAACCGCCATCTTCATGCCGGTCGATAACAAGGCATCCTGGAGCATCGGACAGGATATCGCGGGCCTCCTCTGCGCTCATCGGGCTTTCGAACTCAATGTTGACAGCTTCCGAGTGGCCGATAAAGACCGGCACGCGCACGCATGTTGCCGTCAGCTTGATCTTGGGATCAAGCATCTTCTTGGTCTCTGCAACCATCTTCCACTCTTCCTTGGTGTAACCATCTTCCATGAAGACGTCGATGTGCGGAATGACGTTGAAGGCGATGCGCTTGGTAAACTTCTTGGCCTCGACGGGATCAGCAACAAAGACAGCGCGTGACTGTTGGAAGAGTTCGTCCATGCCATCCTTGCCGGCCCCGGAAACGGACTGGTAGGTGGAGATGACAAGACGCTTGATTTTTGCCTTGTCGTGCAGTGGCTTCAGCGCCACGACGAGCTGGGCAGTCGAGCAATTCGGGTTGGCAATGATGTTCTTCTTGGTAAAGCCGACAATCGCATCGGGATTTACCTCTGGAACGATCAGCGGAACGTTGGAATCGTAACGCCATGCGGAAGAATTATCGATGACGACGCAGCCCTGCGCACCAATCTTCGGGGACCATTCCTTGGAAATATTGCCGCCAGCCGACATCAGGCAGATATCGGTATCGGAAAAATCATAGGTGTCGAGGGCTTTGACCTTCAGTGTACGGTCGCCAAAGGAAACTTCGGTACCCTGTGACCGGCGCGAGGCAAGCGCAACAACTTCACTCACCGGAAAGCCGCGCTCTTCCAGTATTGTCAACATTTCGCGGCCCACATTGCCCGTGGCACCTACAACCGCAACCTTGAAACTCATCTGTGCTATCTCCTGTCCCTCACCGCTCTCTGCAAAAAACCCGCTGGCCACTGCGGGTCTTTTCCCCCGGGCCGGACCCGGGAGGGGGCGAGCAGGCCAAGGGAAATCAGACCGTTTTGGTGGTCGTTTTGGCCGGCATTTTGGTGGAAAGAACAGA encodes:
- a CDS encoding Trm112 family protein; translation: MIEPKREPAIDRKLLELLVCPLTKGPLVYDQEKSELISKSAHLAYPIRDGIPIMLPSEARTIED
- a CDS encoding TetR/AcrR family transcriptional regulator, whose translation is MTKRNDKRDILVATAAGLFWRQGFAVTSLAHIAAESRIPLGNIYYYFKTKAELARGVADIFVAETEDMLTEIVEADQEPRKRLQLLIEKLAHSLKSRVENGCPIALGIRDFRHESPQAAERAAEVFSLLIGFIGRELGRMGLRPSTALATARNAVAEWQGGIMLAHGLKDPTVLAESFRRMERLLVPSRS
- the leuD gene encoding 3-isopropylmalate dehydratase small subunit, with translation MDKFTKLTGVAAPLPIINIDTDMIIPKDYLKTIKRTGLGSGLFAEMRFNEDGSENPDFVLNKPAYRKAQILVAGDNFGCGSSREHAPWALLDFGIRCVISTSFADIFYNNCFKNGILPIRVSHEDLDKLMDDAQRGANATLTIDLEEKTIRGPDGGQISFDLDEFRRYCMLNGLDDIGLTMEKASKIDSFEAANAQRHPWA
- a CDS encoding HpcH/HpaI aldolase/citrate lyase family protein yields the protein MIALVLAHGSMQKSDMRKTSRPRRSVLYVPASNAKALAKIASLDTDAVIFDLEDAVAPDARDEAREALRDYFRANPASEAERIIRINALASEWGAEDLLAARACKPDAILLPKVETPQDIVSVTEILEETDASENIRLWAMIETPRGILNADEIAELGLRSTGRLDCFVVGTNDIAKETGTSLSEGRSYLVPWLMQIILCAKAGRLDVIDGVYNNFADTAGFATECTQGSKMGFDGKTLIHPSQIDAANRAFQPDEAMLAEAESIVAAFALPENTGKGAIALNGKMVERLHLANAEKTLAKVQIKGDKA
- a CDS encoding YunG family protein; translated protein: MPDYPTPTEFYQALKTAWSLESSSKWTLENPAKGQCSVTSLVVQDFFGGSILKTQTYGGTHFYNTIDGVRWDLTISQFDRPIPFEDRPATREDAMADTSEQQYRALKSRLSNAVA
- a CDS encoding LON peptidase substrate-binding domain-containing protein, which gives rise to MQAGNVRYRTLENIPESVPIFPLSGALLLPGGQLPLNIFELRYLAMVDAALSGKRIIGMIQPRFDQGEEETDELCEVGCLGRITSFAETGDGRLLITLQGICRFRIVKELSSRTPFRQCKIAPLLADLDEADDSEVDRTALLRVFRAYLDANNLEADWDGISRAGNETLVNALAMMSPFGAAEKQALLEAADLKTRAETLIAITEIMLAKDNDDFGSNLQ
- the trxA gene encoding thioredoxin encodes the protein MSNTDNPFSGGYGSAAGTTTVSYGGSAPSAPSKPVGALIKDTTTAGFATDVIAESKNQPVLVDFWAPWCGPCKQLTPIIEKVVNAAGGRVKLVKMNIDEHPAIAGQLGIQSIPAVIAFSDGKPVDGFMGALPESKVQEFIDRIASPDGDRDAAIQAALDAATQAVAAGDAEQAAQIYSAVLGEVPDHVGALAGLANCLIELGDLDQAKAVLAQVPADKKEDAGIRAAEAKIALADQVAKLGDPVALEARLKADPKDYQARYDLAMILNATGERDEAADHLLAIMKADRAWNDDGARKQLLQFFEAWGPADPASLTARRKLSSLLFS
- a CDS encoding prolyl-tRNA synthetase associated domain-containing protein, whose protein sequence is MPKTYEELMQKLDELGIKTSTIRHAPVFTVAEAQDLRGQVAGAHTKNLFLKDKKDKFFLVTVGEEAQVDLKTIHTKIGASSRVSFGKPEKLMEYLGLVPGSVSVLGVINDEDHQVKVVLDEHLMRSDIINAHPLSNDATTSIASNDLKRFLKATGHEPLILKIDESNPT
- a CDS encoding DUF1737 domain-containing protein — translated: MKLYRFLTGPDDASFCHKVTAAVNKGWHIYGSPTYAFNSVTGTMQCGQAVVKDVDGVDYDPGIKLSDY
- a CDS encoding aspartate-semialdehyde dehydrogenase, which produces MSFKVAVVGATGNVGREMLTILEERGFPVSEVVALASRRSQGTEVSFGDRTLKVKALDTYDFSDTDICLMSAGGNISKEWSPKIGAQGCVVIDNSSAWRYDSNVPLIVPEVNPDAIVGFTKKNIIANPNCSTAQLVVALKPLHDKAKIKRLVISTYQSVSGAGKDGMDELFQQSRAVFVADPVEAKKFTKRIAFNVIPHIDVFMEDGYTKEEWKMVAETKKMLDPKIKLTATCVRVPVFIGHSEAVNIEFESPMSAEEARDILSDAPGCLVIDRHEDGGYITPYEAAGEDATYISRIREDITVENGLSLWIVSDNLRKGAALNTIQIAELLVARGLIQPKQLAA
- the holA gene encoding DNA polymerase III subunit delta, with the translated sequence MAQKKAHEVDSFLKRLDRAYPIVLLYGPDKGLVSERAGSFIKLTGLSQDDPFAVIRLDADDIQAEPGRLSDEANTISMFGGERLIWVRNASGQKGLADAVTHLTKTPPVDTFILIEAGDLKKGAGLRGIVEQSASAMALPCYSDDAKGIDATIDDMLARNQLQITLDARNLLKESLGGDRLATRAELEKICLYAHGRERITIEDVRDIIGDVSATSYETIIDALMTGNLNDFTHAFDRVIGSGSSSFLILSSAIRQFQTLQSLRYGMETEGKNAGSAVAGARPPVFFSRRRLVETALQRWTTQTCAKAIERLQKTVLESRRNAALSIPIIRQSLIALAAEAARAGRSGR
- a CDS encoding metallopeptidase family protein, giving the protein MARSNQTADWTHRLSPALSEIESLAIEAYAHLPEDFRSLCGDITIQVSEFPEDQIVEDMGLESPFDLLGLFEGRGIGERFSLQTGEQPNKITIYRRAVLDYWAEYEEALGDIVTHILIHEIGHHFGLSDEDMERIEASVD